In Mercenaria mercenaria strain notata chromosome 15, MADL_Memer_1, whole genome shotgun sequence, a single genomic region encodes these proteins:
- the LOC123557622 gene encoding uncharacterized protein LOC123557622, which yields MSLPTFCEPVSVLLSRILEAVGVNEVTVTKRRQLYHQVEEVTEIGFHLASKIGNNSIVDGAKIYHFGSKIEGSTTIGLHSDVDLVHIYPNRYSIINSRSDRTGLFMHLMIKTKDATPHGYCRLCVIKNGRFNYQDTKQFYYDSEGTEFFPSLYVRDLEDRLSNNLMPTFRHGPSSYYLNTDNVTAILVPPAFTMTKKRIRSFRKYYWPSKTLNIKLRKTQCFVVPTGHSESENARIEWRISYSFAERLLIFDFNITQVRCLVLLKMIKKEYLQPVVGDGFTSYHCKTTLFHTISRTPPSFWRPDRLLCCLMSCLSTLEQFISNHFCPHFFDLHVNLFVGKLSPWCYKKLSCVVRSLQSDILRCLLQMQTDEVGARMQPLPAVLGMFRFPSRDSIEKQMLAETFHHRHRFLMEYSRLPYTYMLDSLLTFKKQIHAGFKLVREVLDIMNNGNHIKHDVARLYLPHFIAKHASLMAAYRLKKKQPITDDIIDMFKIGFQADATSNRLKLASALYCNGELSKVIKYLIEIEDKYLSHVLPTCLRYVFTFSLNWEKICKTALETFEVNSCRNSFSSCVEYIKNDVWCCPKGLRRPLIFAANAKRGSSLHFEGGMEVDSITMLYYLKYMTYVGLSSALKTMALNKLMQCVVDNPYKWNEYFFDIANKEEKDIVYTYRNRVYAYPDPDIQSYHEVLTPTFSDKLKINPWGSIHLCVIYAFHKCSVVQHMDRALFLIGYCFELGNNQDVARASYWMSNIVEPSQEIVYHIRRVCPKTSIYDRMYEKLRNRFIT from the coding sequence ATGAGCTTACCAACTTTTTGCGAACCAGTCTCTGTCTTGTTGTCAAGAATTCTTGAAGCAGTTGGTGTAAATGAAGTGACAGTTACGAAAAGACGACAGTTATATCATCAAGTGGAAGAAGTGACGGAGATAGGGTTTCATTTGGCGAGTAAGATAGGTAACAATTCCATAGTAGACGGTGCTAAAATCTACCATTTTGGAAGTAAGATTGAAGGTTCTACAACGATTGGCCTACATTCAGATGTTGACCTTGTACACATATATCCAAACAGGTATAGCATTATTAATTCCAGATCAGACAGAACAGGTCTTTTCATGCATCTTATGATAAAAACAAAGGATGCAACACCACATGGTTATTGCAGACTATGCGTTATCAAAAATGGCAGATTCAACTACCAGGATACAAAACAGTTTTACTATGATTCAGAGGGAACAGAGTTCTTTCCAAGTTTATACGTTAGAGACTTAGAAGATCGTTTGTCAAACAATTTAATGCCGACCTTCAGACATGGACCATCATCATATTACCTCAATACAGATAATGTTACTGCCATTCTCGTGCCACCAGCGTTTACTATGACTAAAAAGAGAATTCGCAGTTTTCGCAAATATTACTGGCCTTCCAAAACACTTAATATTAAACTTAGAAAAACACAATGTTTTGTGGTGCCGACTGGCCATTCGGAGAGTGAAAATGCTCGCATTGAATGGCGAATTTCATACTCATTTGCAGAGAGACTTCTTATATTTGACTTCAATATTACACAAGTTAGATGTCTGGTTTTGCTTAAAATGATCAAGAAAGAATACCTTCAGCCCGTCGTAGGAGACGGGTTTACAAGCTATCACTGCAAGACAACTTTGTTCCACACAATATCAAGAACACCACCATCTTTTTGGAGACCAGACAGATTGCTTTGCTGCTTAATGTCTTGTTTATCTACTTTAgaacaatttatttcaaatcattTCTGCCCACATTTCTTTGATTTACATGTTAATCTGTTCGTTGGAAAACTATCCCCTTGGTGTTATAAAAAGCTCAGTTGTGTGGTGAGAAGTCTCCAGTCAGATATTCTTCGATGCTTGTTACAAATGCAAACTGATGAGGTAGGCGCCAGAATGCAACCACTTCCAGCAGTTTTAGGAATGTTTCGGTTTCCATCACGTGACTCGATTGAAAAACAAATGCTTGCTGAAACATTTCACCACAGACATCGTTTCCTGATGGAATACTCGAGACTTCCATATACTTACATGTTGGATTCGCTGCTGACgtttaagaaacaaatacatGCTGGTTTCAAATTGGTCCGAGAGGTACTAGACATAATGAATAACGGAAATCACATTAAACATGATGTTGCTCGATTATACTTACCCCATTTCATAGCTAAACACGCTTCACTTATGGCCGCTTATAGACTTAAGAAGAAACAACCGATAACTGATGACATCATTGATATGTTTAAAATCGGTTTTCAAGCTGATGCAACTTCAAACAGATTAAAACTAGCTTCTGCCTTATATTGCAACGGCGAATTAAGCAAAGTAATCAAATACCTTATTGAAATAGAAGATAAGTATTTATCTCACGTTTTACCAACATGCTTACGATatgttttcacattttcattaaattgggAGAAAATCTGCAAAACTGCTTTAGAGACCTTTGAAGTTAACAGCTGCAGAAATTCATTCTCGTCATGtgttgaatatataaaaaatgatgtCTGGTGTTGTCCAAAAGGATTACGAAGGCCTCTCATATTTGCTGCAAATGCAAAACGGGGCAGTTCTTTACATTTCGAAGGCGGAATGGAAGTTGACTCTATAACTATGTTGTACTACCTGAAATACATGACATATGTTGGATTGTCGAGTGCATTGAAAACAATGGCACTGAATAAATTGATGCAGTGCGTAGTGGACAATCCTTACAAGTGGAATGAATATTTTTTTGACATCGCAAATAAAGAAGAGAAGGACattgtatatacatatagaaatCGTGTTTATGCTTATCCAGATCCTGACATTCAAAGCTACCACGAAGTACTTACTCCTACATTTTCTGATAAATTGAAAATCAATCCCTGGGGAAGCATACATTTGTGCGTGATCTACGCATTTCACAAATGTTCTGTTGTTCAGCATATGGATAGGGCTTTATTTCTCATTGGATATTGCTTCGAACTTGGAAATAATCAAGACGTTGCAAGGGCATCTTATTGGATGTCTAACATTGTAGAACCATCGCAGGAAATTGTTTATCATATCCGAAGAGTTTGTCCAAAAACATCCATTTATGACAGAATGTATGAAAAATTGCGAAATAGGTTTATTACCTGA